A genome region from Pseudomonadota bacterium includes the following:
- a CDS encoding carbohydrate kinase family protein has protein sequence MSNPTQVGGGKIAVTGSLAFDLIMDFPGNFKDHILADKLHVINISFLVGELKKQRGGCAANIAYTLALLGQSPRVVAAAGRDFADYDMWLRSHGVDTSGVTIFDENPTASCHITTDRANNQITGFHPGAMAKAHTISLAQSVDPDCAWVIVAPDAPDAMVRHCREARERGLKIFFDPSFQVTAMDGDRLLESAKGAYALILNDYEFAVFCEKTGRTREQLLAEDVQMIVVTYGEKGSEIHTRDGQHVSVPAARPKAVTDPTGAGDAYRGGFLAGLLQGLPLEVCGRMGSVASAYAIELLGTQNHSYTLEEFDHRYTENFGPRLQTV, from the coding sequence ATGTCGAACCCCACGCAGGTTGGCGGTGGCAAGATCGCCGTCACAGGCTCCCTCGCCTTCGACCTCATCATGGATTTTCCCGGCAACTTCAAGGATCACATCCTCGCCGACAAACTGCACGTCATCAACATCTCCTTCCTCGTGGGCGAGCTGAAGAAGCAGCGAGGCGGCTGCGCCGCGAACATCGCCTACACCCTTGCGCTTCTCGGCCAGTCACCACGTGTGGTGGCCGCAGCCGGGCGTGACTTTGCCGACTATGACATGTGGCTGCGCTCGCACGGTGTAGACACCTCCGGGGTCACCATCTTCGACGAGAACCCCACGGCGTCGTGCCACATCACGACCGACCGCGCCAACAACCAGATCACGGGGTTTCATCCGGGTGCCATGGCGAAGGCGCACACCATCAGCCTCGCCCAGAGCGTCGACCCTGACTGCGCCTGGGTCATCGTGGCACCCGACGCGCCAGACGCGATGGTGCGCCACTGCCGCGAAGCGCGCGAGCGCGGCCTGAAGATCTTCTTCGACCCTTCGTTCCAGGTCACGGCCATGGACGGTGACCGCCTGCTCGAGAGCGCCAAGGGGGCGTACGCCCTCATCCTCAACGACTACGAGTTCGCGGTGTTCTGTGAGAAGACCGGCCGCACCCGCGAGCAGCTCCTCGCGGAAGACGTGCAGATGATCGTGGTGACCTACGGGGAGAAGGGCAGCGAGATCCACACCCGCGACGGCCAGCACGTAAGCGTGCCTGCGGCAAGACCGAAAGCCGTCACCGACCCGACAGGTGCTGGAGATGCCTACCGCGGGGGCTTCCTCGCGGGCCTGCTCCAGGGGCTGCCCCTCGAAGTCTGCGGTCGCATGGGAAGCGTGGCATCCGCCTATGCCATCGAGCTGCTCGGCACACAGAACCACTCGTACACCCTCGAGGAGTTCGACCACCGCTACACCGAGAACTTCGGGCCTCGCCTCCAGACGGTCTGA
- a CDS encoding 5'-3' exonuclease, whose protein sequence is MLLLVDYSSLLYRAYHATPSSIAANGVHGCLGMLARVIADRRPRAVALAVDDDWRPAFRAEVIPAYKAHRVADEGDAESDPVLEQEPVGRAVFAALGLAVVGAAGYEADDVIATLCAAADEPVEILSGDRDLFSLVRDPDVRALYPVRGVKSLEVVDEAWIAQRYAIPGRAYGDFSLLRGDPSDGLPGVPGIGEKTAAALMTRYGSIDAILCAPDLAPGIRRRLDDARDYLEAARRVVLPVSSAPLGPHLPLALPATVSDAEALARLASQHGLTGAIARFRGILGI, encoded by the coding sequence ATGCTGCTGCTGGTCGACTACTCGAGCCTCCTCTACCGTGCCTATCACGCGACGCCCTCGAGCATCGCGGCGAACGGGGTTCATGGCTGCCTGGGCATGCTTGCCCGTGTCATCGCTGATCGCAGGCCGCGCGCGGTGGCCCTGGCCGTCGACGACGACTGGCGCCCCGCATTTCGTGCAGAGGTAATTCCCGCCTACAAGGCCCACCGCGTCGCGGATGAAGGTGACGCGGAGAGCGACCCCGTGCTCGAGCAGGAACCCGTGGGGCGTGCCGTGTTCGCGGCGCTCGGCCTGGCCGTGGTGGGCGCTGCAGGCTACGAGGCAGACGACGTCATCGCCACGCTCTGCGCCGCCGCTGACGAGCCGGTCGAGATCCTCTCGGGAGATCGCGATCTCTTCAGCCTGGTGCGAGATCCGGACGTACGGGCGCTCTACCCGGTGCGCGGCGTGAAGTCGCTCGAAGTCGTCGATGAGGCCTGGATCGCCCAGCGCTATGCAATCCCCGGTCGGGCCTACGGCGACTTCTCCCTGCTCAGGGGCGATCCGTCTGACGGCCTTCCCGGCGTACCCGGCATCGGCGAGAAGACCGCGGCTGCTCTAATGACACGGTACGGCTCTATCGATGCGATTCTCTGCGCGCCAGACCTTGCTCCGGGGATTCGAAGGCGTCTCGACGACGCTCGCGACTACCTCGAGGCGGCACGGCGCGTGGTGCTGCCGGTCTCGTCGGCTCCCCTGGGTCCGCATCTTCCACTCGCGCTGCCGGCAACTGTTTCAGACGCCGAGGCGCTCGCGCGCCTGGCCTCGCAGCACGGGCTCACAGGCGCGATTGCTCGCTTCCGGGGAATCCTGGGCATCTGA
- a CDS encoding enoyl-CoA hydratase gives MTTYESITCQIERGVAMVTMNRTQRRNALSLDMMGEMIACLDHLATATEVRVVVLRAAGKVFCSGHDLSEVLEADIAGLRALFETCSRMMARIASHPRPVIAEVGGVATAAGCQLVAACDLAVASTEATFSTPGVRIGLFCTTPSVALSRAIGRKRAMQMLLTGESIDAQRASDWGLVNMVVEPEVLRTETKQLARRIAEASPLTIAIGKRAFHAQIDVSEAAAYALASEVMTVNALADDAREGMRAFLEKRKPSWSGR, from the coding sequence ATGACGACGTACGAGAGCATCACCTGTCAGATCGAGCGCGGTGTGGCGATGGTGACCATGAACCGCACACAGCGCCGTAACGCGCTCTCGCTGGACATGATGGGCGAGATGATCGCGTGCCTCGATCACCTCGCCACCGCGACAGAAGTGCGCGTCGTCGTTCTGCGGGCCGCAGGCAAGGTCTTCTGCTCAGGGCACGATCTGAGCGAGGTGCTCGAGGCAGACATCGCGGGTCTGCGCGCGCTGTTCGAGACCTGCAGCCGCATGATGGCGCGCATCGCCAGCCACCCGCGTCCCGTCATCGCCGAGGTGGGGGGGGTCGCAACCGCCGCGGGCTGCCAGCTCGTGGCTGCGTGTGACCTCGCCGTCGCCTCGACGGAGGCGACCTTTTCCACGCCGGGAGTGCGCATCGGGCTGTTCTGCACCACGCCGAGCGTGGCGCTGTCCCGCGCGATCGGGCGAAAGAGAGCCATGCAGATGCTGCTGACCGGCGAGAGCATCGACGCGCAGCGCGCCTCGGACTGGGGCCTCGTGAACATGGTGGTCGAACCAGAGGTGCTTCGCACCGAGACGAAGCAGCTGGCCCGTCGCATCGCCGAAGCCAGCCCCCTCACCATCGCCATCGGGAAACGTGCGTTCCACGCCCAGATCGACGTGTCTGAAGCCGCCGCCTACGCGCTCGCCAGCGAGGTCATGACCGTGAACGCGCTGGCCGACGACGCGCGTGAGGGAATGCGCGCGTTCCTCGAGAAGCGCAAGCCCTCGTGGAGCGGGCGATGA